The Hevea brasiliensis isolate MT/VB/25A 57/8 chromosome 1, ASM3005281v1, whole genome shotgun sequence genome has a window encoding:
- the LOC110638886 gene encoding auxin-responsive protein IAA26, producing MEGCSENGEACPQLLDLIPREREWLVKRADDRSSEEKKLELRLGPPGEEWFLGKNASKNADNRERDESLLSLGYFSNGNQQTHKFPSPENLQPGSLWFKQQLSQQAKATTPSFLQFPSKTTTTTPQSLPVMAKESSQPCCTKVVVDLQQSAEKKAFSPAAPAKTAVPNCSQKRTAPGPVVGWPPIRSCRKNLASSSSSKRAIDSQNESPNKKVASEKPVETCQKGMFVKINMDGVPIGRKVDLKACDSYEKLSTAVDELFRGLLAAQRDSSAGGIMSDQEEEKVITGVLDGSGEYTLVYEDNEGDRMLVGDVPWHMFVSTVKRLRVLKSSEVSALSLGSSKQKAKYQ from the exons ATGGAGGGTTGTTCAGAGAATGGTGAGGCATGTCCTCAGTTGCTGGATTTGATTCCAAGAGAAAGAGAATGGCTGGTAAAAAGAGCTGATGACAGATCGTCAGaggagaagaagcttgaactaagGCTTGGTCCACCTGGTGAAGAATGGTTTCTTGGCAAGAACGCCTCCAAAAACGCAGATAATAGAGAAAGAGATGAGTCTCTTCTCTCTCTAGGGTACTTCTCAAATGGAAACCAACAAACCCACAAGTTTCCTTCACCTGAGAATCTACAGCCTGGTTCGTTATGGTTCAAACAACAACTATCACAACAAGCAAAGGCTACTACTCCTTCATTTCTCCAGTTTCCAtcaaaaacaaccaccaccacccCACAGAGCCTGCCTGTAATGGCAAAGGAATCCTCACAGCCCTGCTGCACTAAAGTGGTAGTAGACTTGCAGCAGAGTGCAGAAAAGAAGGCGTTTTCACCTGCAGCTCCTGCAAAAACAGCTGTGCCCAACTGCTCTCAGAAAAG AACAGCTCCTGGTCCAGTTGTGGGTTGGCCTCCAATTCGTTCATGCAGGAAGAATCTTGCAAGCAGCAGCTCTTCAAAACGTGCTATTGACTCGCAAAATGAAAGCCCAAACAAGAAAGTTGCTAGTGAAAAACCAGTTGAAACTTGCCAAAAAGGGATGTTTGTGAAGATCAATATGGATGGTGTTCCCATTGGTAGGAAAGTAGATCTGAAAGCCTGCGACAGCTATGAGAAATTGTCCACTGCTGTTGATGAACTCTTCAGAGGCCTCCTAGCAG CTCAAAGAGATTCCTCTGCTGGTGGAATCATGAGCGATCAAGAGGAAGAGAAAGTGATTACGGGTGTATTGGATGGAAGTGGGGAATATACGCTTGTTTATGAGGATAATGAAGGAGACAGGATGCTTGTTGGGGATGTCCCATGGCA CATGTTTGTGTCGACGGTGAAGAGGCTTCGTGTATTGAAGAGCTCTGAAGTTTCTGCGCTGAGCC TTGGAAGCAGTAAGCAAAAGGCAAAGTACCAATGA
- the LOC131169263 gene encoding uncharacterized protein LOC131169263: protein MTTNTMVKVLLLLILPLPLSPLLSRLRSYRRFERNSLEWILSPTAKIPQGTRIGNNLLRLCAWSLAKPRVTLAGIHVTFRDDCITDGETARHQSKSFEEAHALSQKDKDKDCTTDQFRCGKCGERKATCHQLQTRSADEHTITSVTCNKCNNRWKFC, encoded by the coding sequence ATGACTACAAACACAATGGTAAAAGTTCTACTACTACTTATCCTGCCACTGCCGCTGTCACCGCTTCTTTCAAGGTTGAGAAGCTATCGCAGATTCGAAAGAAACTCCCTGGAGTGGATTCTAAGCCCTACTGCAAAAATCCCACAAGGAACAAGGATCGGGAACAACTTGTTGAGGCTTTGTGCATGGTCTTTAGCGAAGCCAAGGGTGACATTAGCAGGCATACACGTCACGTTCCGGGATGATTGCATTACAGATGGTGAGACAGCTCGACATCAGAGCAAGAGCTTTGAAGAAGCGCATGCATTATCGCAAAAGGACAAGGACAAGGATTGCACCACTGATCAATTCAGATGTGGAAAGTGTGGTGAACGCAAGGCAACTTGCCACCAATTGCAGACAAGGAGTGCTGATGAACATACGATTACTTCTGTTACCTGCAACAAGTGCAACAACCGTTGGAAGTTCTGCTAG